The proteins below are encoded in one region of Tolumonas auensis DSM 9187:
- a CDS encoding DUF1778 domain-containing protein, protein MATALPRITARVDAETQDLLAQAAAIAGMTSINSFVLNAAIDKAKQIMERERALKLSQRDAMMLADALDAPTKPNARLQQAAERYKAKT, encoded by the coding sequence ATGGCAACCGCATTACCTCGTATCACTGCGCGTGTTGACGCAGAAACACAAGATTTACTTGCTCAAGCGGCAGCGATTGCTGGTATGACGAGTATCAACTCATTTGTACTTAATGCAGCCATCGATAAAGCAAAACAAATCATGGAACGTGAAAGAGCGCTAAAACTGTCTCAACGTGATGCCATGATGTTAGCTGATGCGCTGGACGCACCAACAAAACCGAATGCCAGATTGCAACAGGCCGCAGAACGCTACAAGGCTAAAACATAA
- a CDS encoding GNAT family N-acetyltransferase, producing the protein MMTVKLDKATHDRQHFDCGVESLNNYLKVMANQQSQKDNTRTFVLVEEQNSERVIGYYTLTMTPIDLSALPDKLQKKHHNASSGGLIARLAIDKRYAKQGHGEWLLIDALSRLLQASETVAFPVVIVDAKDGAIGFYEKFGFTPFQDSTNKLFLTIADIRASLE; encoded by the coding sequence ATGATGACGGTGAAGCTGGATAAAGCAACGCATGACCGACAGCATTTTGATTGTGGTGTAGAAAGCCTGAATAACTATTTGAAAGTGATGGCCAACCAGCAATCACAGAAAGATAACACGCGAACATTTGTGCTCGTAGAAGAGCAAAATTCAGAACGGGTGATTGGTTATTACACGTTAACCATGACACCAATAGACCTCAGTGCATTACCCGATAAATTGCAAAAAAAGCATCACAATGCCAGTTCAGGCGGACTGATTGCTCGTTTAGCTATAGATAAACGCTATGCAAAACAAGGTCACGGAGAGTGGTTGCTGATTGATGCTTTGAGCCGATTACTGCAAGCCAGTGAAACCGTGGCTTTTCCGGTCGTTATTGTTGATGCGAAAGATGGTGCAATTGGCTTTTATGAAAAGTTTGGATTTACGCCATTTCAAGATTCAACTAATAAGCTGTTTCTTACAATTGCTGATATTCGCGCCAGTCTTGAATAA
- a CDS encoding ATP-binding protein, which translates to MPKITFQVDTRLAKLLAENYRSSERALKELIDNGWDADAEHINISLPEPLTSDPVIVCDNGSGMTEHELLKEYLYIASDRRQRRGELTSQKKRKVKGKKGIGKFAGLMIANAMQVETWTRGKKCTFSLTTADLENANDIEDLSVNLNIVDIPDSKSHGTKITLSNLVQNLSFPSPDKLRQLLLQEYGRSDDIEITVNDKKLGIDDIQGSYTQLKHNLPNVGELNIRFTVSNQKGKLKQPGISIRVGGKIVGSPTFFGLDREEDFPTKLLDKIYGEIEADGLFDHVTADWGALIENSELFTEIQEFIKPLLKEKVKEEYGREMSLAQARLTRKINERLSALPEYKRVYADKAIKSILGRYYGEPESKVEPIVSVLLDAVEKTDYRAILDYIHAAEHSEISKLAEALSEFGLAELAIVGEQAKSRLEFLDRFEELCQKEETEEYVVHSALEKCLWVFGANYSVFSSNRTLKRQVEDFLNKNYIGERANKRPDLLLNVNFANEYLLIEFKRPSHSLQYKDYQQATAYRNDFVPYTSSKITVILIGGKRGIDLPPSHHMEPNTNVFIFDEIIASARHQLNWLLKELGGEQHA; encoded by the coding sequence GTGCCTAAAATTACCTTTCAAGTCGACACTCGATTAGCAAAGTTATTAGCCGAAAACTATCGTTCCTCAGAAAGAGCATTAAAAGAATTAATTGATAATGGTTGGGATGCTGATGCTGAACATATAAATATAAGTTTACCAGAACCATTAACAAGTGATCCGGTTATTGTATGTGATAATGGTTCTGGAATGACAGAACATGAACTGCTTAAAGAGTATTTATATATCGCTAGTGATCGCAGGCAAAGAAGAGGTGAACTGACAAGTCAAAAAAAGCGCAAAGTTAAAGGGAAGAAAGGAATTGGAAAATTTGCTGGTCTCATGATTGCAAACGCGATGCAAGTGGAGACATGGACAAGAGGTAAAAAGTGTACCTTTTCTTTAACAACCGCAGATTTAGAAAATGCAAATGATATCGAAGATTTGTCAGTAAACTTAAACATTGTTGATATTCCAGATTCTAAAAGCCATGGCACTAAGATAACATTATCAAATTTGGTTCAAAACCTATCATTCCCAAGCCCCGATAAATTAAGACAACTTTTACTACAAGAATATGGCAGAAGTGATGATATAGAAATCACAGTCAACGATAAAAAATTAGGTATTGATGATATACAAGGTAGTTATACTCAGTTAAAACACAATCTCCCTAATGTCGGCGAATTAAATATCCGATTTACAGTTTCAAACCAAAAAGGGAAATTAAAACAACCAGGAATATCAATTCGCGTAGGTGGAAAAATAGTAGGTTCCCCTACCTTCTTTGGTTTAGATAGAGAAGAAGATTTCCCAACAAAATTATTAGATAAAATCTATGGTGAAATCGAAGCTGATGGCTTATTTGACCATGTTACGGCCGATTGGGGAGCATTAATTGAAAACAGTGAACTATTCACTGAAATTCAAGAATTCATAAAACCATTACTCAAAGAAAAAGTAAAAGAAGAATATGGCAGAGAAATGAGTTTAGCTCAAGCTAGACTAACAAGAAAAATAAATGAAAGATTATCTGCCTTACCTGAATATAAACGTGTATATGCAGATAAAGCCATAAAATCCATTCTAGGTAGATATTATGGAGAGCCTGAATCAAAAGTCGAACCAATTGTAAGCGTGTTACTTGATGCCGTAGAAAAAACTGATTACAGAGCAATACTAGATTATATTCACGCGGCAGAACATTCTGAGATATCAAAATTAGCAGAAGCCCTTAGTGAATTCGGATTAGCAGAATTAGCAATAGTTGGTGAGCAAGCAAAAAGCCGATTAGAGTTTCTAGACCGATTTGAAGAGCTTTGTCAAAAAGAAGAAACAGAAGAATATGTTGTTCACTCAGCTTTAGAAAAGTGTTTGTGGGTGTTTGGTGCTAATTATTCAGTATTTAGCAGCAATAGAACCCTTAAAAGACAAGTTGAAGATTTTCTTAATAAAAACTATATTGGTGAGCGAGCTAATAAACGACCTGACTTGCTTTTAAATGTAAACTTTGCTAATGAATATTTACTTATCGAATTTAAACGCCCAAGTCATTCTTTGCAATATAAAGACTATCAACAAGCAACAGCCTATAGAAATGATTTTGTTCCATACACATCATCAAAAATTACTGTGATATTGATCGGTGGTAAACGAGGAATTGATTTGCCACCATCTCACCACATGGAGCCTAACACTAATGTTTTTATATTCGATGAAATAATTGCTAGTGCTCGACACCAATTAAATTGGTTATTAAAAGAGCTTGGTGGTGAGCAACACGCATAG
- a CDS encoding IS3 family transposase: MPIHKKACFSPLCETSLPTRSGYYDWLKRTPSVHTQQDAVLLTHIKRVFKASAERYGSPKIYQALRAESIVISRKRVARLMRENGLKARVERVYKRLSKLRAELKVLPNYRLQAPKPTGPNQQWSSDVTYIRHGRRHVFLAVIVDLWSRKIIGWSLQEKLNAEFSVAALYQALKQRKPKAGLILHTDRGVEFRAQAMQIWLNKFGIRHSMNRPGQCTDNAEVESFFKTLKSELIYENYFPTVSALRDQISRYIRNFYNKVRLHSSLNYVSPIQFEHAA, encoded by the coding sequence ATTCCAATTCATAAAAAAGCATGCTTCTCGCCTCTCTGTGAAACGTCTTTGCCAACGCGTAGTGGCTATTATGACTGGCTAAAGCGCACTCCCAGTGTTCACACGCAACAGGATGCTGTGTTACTGACGCACATTAAGCGCGTCTTCAAGGCATCGGCGGAACGATACGGCAGTCCTAAAATTTATCAGGCATTACGCGCTGAAAGCATTGTCATCAGCCGCAAACGTGTTGCCAGATTGATGAGAGAAAATGGTTTAAAAGCCCGTGTTGAGCGGGTTTATAAGCGATTAAGTAAGCTTCGGGCTGAATTAAAAGTTCTGCCTAATTACAGGCTACAGGCTCCAAAACCAACGGGGCCGAACCAGCAATGGTCCAGCGATGTGACTTATATCCGCCATGGCCGTCGGCACGTATTCCTGGCCGTGATTGTCGATCTCTGGTCGCGAAAAATTATTGGCTGGTCGCTTCAAGAGAAGCTCAATGCGGAATTCTCGGTTGCCGCCTTGTATCAAGCATTGAAGCAACGCAAACCCAAAGCGGGATTAATTTTACATACTGATCGTGGTGTTGAGTTCAGAGCACAAGCCATGCAAATCTGGCTCAATAAATTTGGGATCCGACATAGTATGAACCGGCCAGGTCAGTGCACCGATAACGCTGAAGTTGAATCGTTTTTTAAGACGTTAAAGTCTGAACTGATTTACGAAAATTATTTTCCGACTGTATCTGCACTGAGAGATCAGATCAGCAGATACATCCGGAATTTTTATAATAAGGTGCGGCTGCACAGTAGCCTCAATTATGTATCTCCGATACAGTTTGAACATGCTGCTTAA
- a CDS encoding transposase translates to MPAYTNAKRIFKYSDEFKMKAVQWSFDPQRSVKDVAAALDIHPFMLSRWRKEFREGKYGPMKPTTKPSEPNAQLKEQDELKKLRKRIAELEEENDILKKWQRFLAEERRKHSNS, encoded by the coding sequence ATGCCCGCTTATACCAATGCTAAACGTATTTTTAAGTACTCTGACGAGTTCAAAATGAAAGCCGTTCAATGGAGTTTTGACCCTCAGCGATCAGTAAAGGATGTCGCTGCTGCACTGGACATTCATCCTTTTATGTTGTCTCGTTGGCGTAAAGAATTTCGTGAAGGGAAATATGGTCCGATGAAGCCCACAACCAAACCTTCTGAGCCCAATGCCCAGCTCAAAGAGCAGGATGAGCTTAAAAAACTCAGAAAACGTATTGCTGAACTTGAAGAGGAAAATGACATCCTAAAAAAGTGGCAACGCTTTCTGGCCGAGGAACGACGGAAGCATTCCAATTCATAA
- a CDS encoding reverse transcriptase family protein, whose protein sequence is MKKNNTIEYWISYLISHGVSLDIIEEYTPYITNLVDKNLPVIFELEHLSLLIGIKYLELLKMIHSPDSFYREFDIPKKKGGVRHIVSPYPSLLSCQKWIYNNILKKISIHPAAHGFNLNHSIVTNAQSHLNKKCLLQMDVKDFFPSLPINWVINLFSSLGYSHNVSFNLASLCCLNDKLPQGAATSPYLSNILLVGLDKRLSLLSTSYQLTYTRYADDLCFSGEYIPHELIQTIESIIIDYNLTPNKNKTRLQLNNNKRIVTGISVSGPKATIPRQLKRELKQELYYIQKHGYLSHVTKMKISNPKCLQSLEGKFSFWLQVEPDNDFAKKSLMFLIKLRKENT, encoded by the coding sequence ATGAAAAAAAACAACACAATAGAATACTGGATTTCATACTTAATAAGTCACGGTGTATCTTTAGATATTATTGAAGAATACACTCCATACATTACGAATTTAGTCGATAAAAATCTTCCTGTAATTTTCGAGCTTGAACACCTTTCGTTATTGATAGGCATAAAATATCTAGAGCTTTTAAAAATGATCCACTCTCCAGACTCATTTTATAGAGAGTTCGATATCCCCAAGAAAAAAGGTGGTGTTAGACATATTGTATCTCCATATCCGTCCCTATTATCTTGTCAAAAATGGATTTACAATAATATTCTGAAAAAAATATCAATTCATCCTGCTGCACATGGATTTAATCTCAATCATTCGATTGTAACTAATGCTCAATCTCATCTAAATAAAAAATGTTTATTACAAATGGATGTTAAAGATTTTTTCCCATCACTGCCAATAAATTGGGTTATAAATCTGTTTAGCTCTTTAGGATATTCTCATAATGTTTCATTTAATTTAGCGTCACTGTGTTGTTTAAATGACAAATTACCACAAGGAGCAGCCACAAGCCCATATTTATCAAATATTCTATTGGTGGGGTTAGATAAAAGATTGTCATTGTTGTCTACATCTTATCAGTTAACATACACAAGATATGCTGATGATCTCTGTTTTTCAGGTGAGTATATTCCTCACGAATTAATACAAACAATAGAATCTATAATTATTGATTACAATTTAACACCAAATAAAAATAAAACCAGATTACAACTAAATAACAACAAAAGAATAGTAACTGGCATATCAGTATCTGGCCCCAAAGCAACAATACCTCGGCAACTTAAACGTGAATTAAAACAAGAACTTTACTACATACAAAAACATGGTTATTTATCACATGTAACCAAAATGAAGATTTCAAACCCTAAATGTCTGCAATCCTTAGAAGGTAAATTTTCTTTTTGGTTACAAGTTGAACCAGATAATGATTTTGCAAAGAAATCATTAATGTTTTTAATCAAATTAAGAAAAGAAAATACATAA